The Euphorbia lathyris chromosome 2, ddEupLath1.1, whole genome shotgun sequence genome includes a window with the following:
- the LOC136218023 gene encoding mogroside IE synthase-like, whose amino-acid sequence MLQIRKIELQMGSEERASETQIIAIPIPYQGHFSPMLQLSNRLASKGFKVTLLYISETEITKSPNNTSVNVQFISENIEKNDDFIQKFYDTLSRELPETVAKLSNSGYRVSCVVYDSLLPGVLEIAKKIGIAGAPLFTMSCSVSKIFETVYKGKLNVPIEQRPVLIDGLPPLDIFDLPSFLFDLVAYPTSLKFLCNQFMNISDADWIFFNTFDSLENKVLKLMENQCKIITVGPTIPLVYLDKRIENNKDYGLNLFKPEIESCKKWLDSRETCSVVYVSYGSLTVMSEKQMEEIASCLKSSNHYFLWVVRESELKTLPSNFVQETSEKGLVVSWCHQLEVLSHKSISCFVTHCGWNSTMEALSLGVPMVGMPQWSDQTTNAKFIADVWEVGVRVKIDDEERMVKKEEIEKCIREVMEGEKANEIRKNSKKWKKLAKEAIDEGGTSDRNIQEFVAKMML is encoded by the exons ATGTTACAGATCAGAAAGATAGAACTGCAAATGGGGAGTGAGGAAAGAGCATCAGAAACTCAAATAATAGCAATCCCTATACCTTACCAAGGCCACTTTAGCCCAATGCTTCAACTCTCAAATAGACTTGCTTCCAAAGGATTCAAAGTTACTCTACTTTACATCTCTGAGACCGAGATTACCAAATCCCCAAATAATACTTCTGTCAATGTCCAATTCATTTCtgaaaatatagaaaaaaatgaTGACTTTATTCAGAAATTCTACGATACCCTTTCGAGAGAATTACCTGAAACTGTTGCAAAACTCAGTAACTCCGGCTACCGAGTTAGTTGCGTGGTTTATGACTCGTTGTTGCCTGGGGTTTTAGAGATAGCTAAAAAGATTGGGATTGCTGGAGCTCCACTTTTCACAATGTCTTGTTCCGTTAGTAAGATATTCGAAACAGTTTACAAAGGGAAACTTAATGTTCCTATTGAGCAGAGACCTGTATTAATAGATGGTTTGCCTCCACTTGATATCTTTGATCTACCCAGTTTCCTGTTCGACTTAGTGGCTTACCCAACCTCCTTAAAGTTCCTGTGTAATCAGTTCATGAATATTTCTGATGCTGATTGGATTTTTTTCAACACTTTCGACAGCTTGGAAAACAAG GTATTGAAGTTAATGGAAAACCAATGCAAAATTATAACGGTAGGGCCAACTATTCCACTAGTATACTTAGACAAAAGAATAGAGAACAACAAAGACTATGGTTTAAACCTCTTCAAGCCTGAAATAGAAAGTTGCAAGAAGTGGTTAGACTCAAGAGAAACTTGCTCGGTTGTTTATGTTTCCTATGGTAGTTTGACAGTAATGTCAGAAAAGCAAATGGAGGAAATAGCAAGCTGTTTAAAAAGCAGCAACCATTATTTCTTATGGGTAGTAAGAGAATCAGAATTAAAAACACTTCCAAGCAATTTTGTGCAAGAAACATCAGAAAAAGGTCTAGTTGTGAGCTGGTGTCATCAGTTAGAGGTTCTGTCCCATAAATCTATAAGTTGTTTTGTGACTCATTGTGGGTGGAATTCAACAATGGAGGCGTTGAGTTTGGGAGTACCAATGGTGGGAATGCCACAATGGTCTGATCAAACAACTAATGCTAAATTTATTGCTGATGTGTGGGAGGTTGGGGTTAGGGTTAAGATAGATGATGAAGAAAGAATGGTTAAAaaggaagaaattgaaaagTGCATAAGGGAAGTTATGGAAGGGGAGAAGGCTAATGAAATTAGAAAGAATTCTAAGAAATGGAAGAAACTGGCTAAAGAAGCAATTGATGAAGGTGGGACTTCTGATAGAAACATTCAAGAATTTGTGGCAAAAATGATGCTTTGA
- the LOC136218022 gene encoding mogroside IE synthase-like, with the protein MEKEDIETHIVAFPFPAQGHINPMFQFCKRLASRGIKVTLITYVDEDLIRTNYAKHPSIKMESICNNSDENLTISSMEDYWKDFRSKLCTKLSEIVGKTQNMPISCLVYDSIMPWALEVAREFGVSGASFFTQSCAVSAIYNQFHQGLLEIPDEEACVSVGGMPLMVYRDLPTSVGQNLECPYHLSLMTTQFSNVKEADWIFFNSFDSLEHQVMKWMEIEYPLNLIGPAIPRNYLDNKEHGINLFKPNTNTYMDWLNSKEPSSVVYISFGSIAALPQNQMEQLANAFKSSKYNFLWVVRESEQNKLPTTFLEGTSDKGLVVSWCSQPQVLSHSSVGCFVTHCGWNSTLEALCLGVPMVAVPQWSDQLTNAKFIDDVWKVGVRVKVDGDGIVVKEELEFCIREVMEGDRADEMRENCEKWKRLANEAMEEGGSSDKNIDQFVAELKGNVY; encoded by the exons atggaaaaagaaGACATTGAAACTCATATTGTAGCCTTTCCTTTCCCAGCACAAGGCCATATAAACCCAATGTTTCAATTCTGTAAACGTCTAGCCTCTAGAGGAATCAAAGTAACTCTCATCACCTATGTTGATGAAGACCTTATAAGAACCAATTATGCCAAACACCCCTCAATTAAAATGGAGTCAATTTGCAATAACAGTGATGAAAATCTTACAATTTCCAGCATGGAAGATTACTGGAAGGATTTCAGGTCTAAATTATGTACAAAATTATCAGAAATTGTTGGGAAAACACAGAATATGCCAATAAGTTGTCTTGTGTATGATTCAATCATGCCATGGGCATTGGAAGTAGCTAGAGAATTTGGGGTTTCTGGAGCTTCGTTTTTTACACAATCATGTGCTGTTTCTGCAATTTATAACCAATTTCATCAAGGGTTGCTGGAAATTCCCGATGAGGAAGCATGTGTTTCAGTTGGAGGGATGCCATTGATGGTGTATCGAGATCTACCGACTTCGGTTGGTCAGAATTTGGAGTGTCCGTACCATTTAAGCTTGATGACGACCCAGTTTTCTAACGTTAAGGAAGCTGATTGGATCTTCTTCAATTCTTTCGACTCCTTAGAACATCAG GTGATGAAATGGATGGAAATAGAGTACCCATTGAACCTAATAGGACCAGCAATCCCAAGAAACTACTTGGACAACAAGGAGCATGGAATCAACCTCTTCAAACCCAACACAAACACTTACATGGACTGGCTAAACTCCAAAGAACCATCCTCAGTAGTCTACATATCCTTCGGAAGCATAGCTGCCTTACCACAAAACCAGATGGAACAGCTAGCAAACGCCTTCAAATCCAGCAAATACAATTTCCTATGGGTAGTCAGAGAATCCGAACAAAACAAGCTTCCAACAACATTTTTAGAAGGAACATCAGACAAAGGTCTAGTTGTGAGTTGGTGTTCACAGCCACAAGTTCTGTCCCACAGCTCAGTCGGGTGCTTTGTGACGCATTGCGGGTGGAATTCAACGCTTGAGGCGTTATGTTTAGGGGTTCCAATGGTTGCAGTGCCACAATGGTCTGATCAGTTAACTAATGCTAAGTTTATTGATGATGTTTGGAAGGTAGGGGTTAGGGTTAAGGTTGATGGAGATGGAATTGTAGTTAAGGAAGAATTGGAGTTTTGTATTAGGGAAGTTATGGAAGGAGATAGGGCTGATGAGATGAGGGAGAATTGTGAAAAATGGAAGAGATTGGCTAATGAAGCTATGGAGGAAGGTGGAAGTTCTGATAAGAATATTGATCAATTTGTTGCAGAACTCAAAGGGAATGTTTACTGA
- the LOC136218025 gene encoding mogroside IE synthase-like, with protein sequence MKMGSQERAAETQIIAIPLPYQGHLSPVLQLSNRLASKGLKVTLLVISKTQMTISPNNTSINVEFVSEDIEGNDEYFQKFLGTVSWKLPETVAKLTNSGYRVSCVLYDSLLPEVLEIAKKLGIGGAPLFTMSCFVSKIFETAYQGKLNVPIEKTPVLIDGLPPLDIFDLPSFLFDLVNYKTSLKFLRNQFMNISDADWVFFNTFDTLENEVLKLMESQCKITTVGPTIPSLYLDRRIENNKDYGLSLFKPEIESCKKWLDSRETRSVVYVSYGSITVMSEKQMEEIANGLKNSNYYFLWVVRESEVKTLPSNFMEETSEKGLVVSWCHQLEVMSYKSIGCFVTHCGWNSTIEALSLGVPMVGMPQWADQTTNAKFIADVWEVGVRVKIDDEERIVKEEEIERCIKEVMEGEKAKYIRMNSEKWKKLAKEAIDVGGTSDMNIQKFVTKMML encoded by the exons atgaaaatgggGAGTCAGGAAAGAGCAGCAGAAACTCAAATAATAGCAATCCCTTTACCTTACCAAGGCCACTTAAGCCCAGTGCTTCAACTCTCAAATAGACTTGCTTCCAAAGGTCTCAAAGTTACTCTACTTGTCATCTCTAAAACCCAGATGACAATATCCCCAAATAATACCTCTATCAATGTTGAATTCGTTTCTGAAGATATAGAAGGCAATGATGAGTATTTTCAGAAATTCCTAGGTACggtttcgtggaaattaccTGAAACTGTTGCAAAACTCACTAACTCCGGCTACCGAGTTAGCTGCGTGCTTTATGACTCGTTGCTGCCTGAGGTTTTAGAGATAGCTAAAAAGCTTGGGATTGGTGGAGCTCCACTTTTCACAATGTCTTGTTTTGTTAGTAAGATATTCGAAACAGCTTACCAAGGGAAGCTTAATGTTCCTATTGAGAAGACACCTGTATTAATAGATGGTTTGCCTCCACTAGATATCTTTGATCTGCCCAGTTTCCTTTTCGACTTGGTGAATTACAAAACCTCTTTAAAGTTCCTGCGTAATCAATTCATGAATATTTCTGATGCTGATTGGGTTTTTTTCAACACCTTCGACACCTTGGAAAACGAG GTACTGAAATTAATGGAAAGCCAATGCAAAATTACAACGGTAGGACCAACTATTCCATCATTATACTTAGACAGAAGAATAGAGAACAACAAAGACTATGGTCTAAGCCTCTTCAAGCCTGAAATAGAAAGTTGCAAAAAGTGGCTAGACTCGAGAGAAACTCGCTCGGTTGTTTATGTATCCTATGGAAGTATAACTGTAATGTCGGAAAAACAAATGGAGGAAATAGCAAACGGTCTAAAAAACAGCAACTATTATTTCTTATGGGTAGTAAGAGAATCAGAAGTAAAAACACTTCCGAGTAATTTTATGGAAGAAACATCAGAAAAAGGTCTAGTTGTAAGTTGGTGTCATCAGCTAGAGGTTATGTCCTATAAATCTATAGGTTGTTTTGTGACTCATTGCGGGTGGAACTCAACGATCGAGGCTTTGAGTTTGGGAGTGCCAATGGTGGGAATGCCACAATGGGCCGATCAAACAACTAATGCTAAATTTATTGCTGATGTGTGGGAGGTTGGGGTTAGGGTTAAGATAGATGATGAAGAAAGAATCGTTAAAGAGGAAGAAATTGAAAGATGTATAAAGGAAGTTATGGAAGGTGAGAAGGCCAAGTATATCAGGATGAATTCTGAGAAATGGAAAAAACTGGCTAAAGAAGCCATTGATGTAGGTGGAACTTCTGACATGAACATTCAGAAATTTGTGACAAAAATGATGCTTTGA